From one Chthonomonadales bacterium genomic stretch:
- a CDS encoding DnaJ domain-containing protein, giving the protein MNGPRYKDYYKILGIDRSADEKSIKSAYRRLARKYHPDVNPGDRTAEERFKEISEAYEALSDPHKRAQYDSLGEQWRQYSQARPQAGQTPFGGAGSFDFDIGAGGERLGELFETLFGGRRGRAQRAAATGEDVEFAIELTLEEVFRGASREETLTIEDLCPACGGVGNVRRGRGAFDIGAVCPDCRGHGRITRTRRVKVRVPPGTEEGRRLRVPGQGGAGTDGTRGDLYLVVRMKPHARFELRGRDIYTDADIPFTVATLGGEAAVATLTGPRTLNVPAGVQSGQRIRIAGQGMPDPGGRPGDLYARVRVTVPKEPSPRERELLHQLARIRGDSVRSQ; this is encoded by the coding sequence GTGAACGGGCCCCGGTACAAGGACTACTACAAGATCCTCGGGATCGACCGATCGGCGGACGAGAAGTCCATCAAGTCCGCCTACCGCAGGCTCGCCCGCAAGTACCATCCGGACGTGAACCCGGGCGACCGGACGGCGGAGGAGCGCTTCAAGGAGATCAGCGAGGCCTACGAGGCGCTGAGCGACCCGCACAAGCGGGCCCAGTACGATAGCCTGGGCGAGCAGTGGCGCCAGTACAGCCAGGCGCGACCGCAAGCCGGGCAGACGCCGTTCGGCGGCGCTGGGAGCTTCGATTTCGATATCGGCGCCGGAGGCGAGCGGCTCGGCGAGTTATTTGAGACGCTCTTCGGCGGAAGGCGCGGACGCGCCCAGCGCGCCGCGGCGACCGGCGAGGACGTGGAGTTCGCCATCGAGCTCACCCTGGAGGAGGTGTTCCGCGGCGCCTCCCGCGAGGAGACCCTCACTATCGAGGACCTCTGCCCGGCATGCGGGGGCGTCGGCAACGTCCGGCGGGGCCGCGGAGCGTTCGACATCGGCGCCGTCTGCCCCGACTGCCGCGGGCACGGGCGCATCACCCGTACCCGCCGCGTGAAGGTCAGGGTGCCGCCCGGCACGGAGGAGGGCCGGCGCCTCCGCGTGCCGGGCCAGGGAGGCGCCGGAACCGACGGGACGCGCGGCGACCTCTACCTGGTCGTCCGCATGAAGCCACACGCACGGTTCGAGCTACGCGGACGCGACATCTACACGGACGCGGACATCCCGTTCACGGTGGCCACCCTGGGAGGCGAGGCCGCCGTGGCGACACTGACTGGCCCAAGAACGCTGAACGTGCCGGCCGGCGTGCAGAGCGGACAGAGGATCCGTATTGCTGGCCAGGGCATGCCCGATCCTGGTGGTCGCCCGGGCGACCTGTACGCGCGGGTGCGCGTCACGGTCCCGAAGGAGCCATCGCCGCGAGAGCGGGAGCTGCTTCATCAGCTCGCGCGCATCCGCGGCGATAGCGTTCGCTCCCAGTAA
- the dnaK gene encoding molecular chaperone DnaK: MPKTVGIDLGTTNSVVAVLEGGEPTVIANAEGSRLTPSVVGFNRSGERLVGSSAKRQAIVNPERTVLSIKRRMGTSERTTIDDKSYTPEEISAMVLQKLRADAEAYLGEKVDSAVITVPAYFNDAQRTATKNAGEIAGLKVHRIINEPTAAALAYGLDKKKNETILVFDLGGGTFDVSILEVGDGVFEVKSTAGDTQLGGDDWDERIVTHVAGEFRKEHGIDLSKDRQAMQRLREAAEKAKVELSNVVQTNINLPFISATADGPVHLDVNLTRARFEELTRDLTERCVQPFNRAVQDAKVSASDIDEIVLVGGSTRMPMIQELVRKLGGGKEPNKGVNPDEVVAVGAAIQAGVLAGEVKDVVLLDVTPLSLGIETLGGVMTRLIDRNTTIPTRKSEVFSTADDGQTTVHVKVFQGEREIAAHNKALGDFVLTGLPPAPRGVPQIEVTFDIDANGIVNVSAKDRATSKEQSITITGSSNLDKRDIDRMVNEAASHADEDRRQREAAELRNNADALAYQTERMLADLGDKVPADEKGRVETAIENLRSAVKADNAEDIKRLTEELRQASYSLSERLYKQSADAGAPGAEQPASDGAGAAPDANEDVIDAEFKA; this comes from the coding sequence ATGCCGAAGACCGTTGGGATCGACCTTGGTACGACCAACTCCGTGGTCGCCGTGCTGGAGGGCGGCGAGCCCACCGTGATCGCGAATGCTGAGGGCAGCCGCCTGACCCCCTCTGTCGTGGGGTTCAACCGGAGCGGCGAGCGCCTCGTGGGCTCCAGCGCCAAGCGCCAGGCCATCGTCAACCCCGAACGGACCGTCCTGTCGATCAAGCGCCGGATGGGCACGTCCGAGCGCACCACCATCGATGACAAGAGCTACACGCCGGAAGAGATCTCCGCCATGGTCCTTCAGAAGCTCAGGGCGGACGCCGAGGCATATCTCGGCGAGAAGGTCGACTCCGCCGTGATCACCGTGCCCGCCTACTTCAACGACGCGCAGCGGACGGCTACCAAAAACGCCGGCGAGATCGCCGGGCTCAAGGTGCACCGGATCATCAACGAGCCCACGGCCGCCGCGCTCGCCTACGGCCTCGACAAGAAGAAGAACGAGACGATCCTGGTGTTCGACCTTGGAGGAGGCACCTTCGACGTCTCCATCCTGGAGGTCGGCGACGGCGTCTTCGAGGTGAAGTCGACCGCGGGCGACACGCAACTGGGCGGCGACGACTGGGACGAGCGCATCGTAACCCACGTGGCCGGCGAGTTCCGCAAGGAGCACGGCATCGACCTGAGCAAGGACCGCCAGGCGATGCAGCGGCTGCGCGAGGCCGCGGAGAAGGCGAAGGTCGAGCTGTCCAACGTCGTTCAGACCAACATCAACCTGCCGTTCATCTCCGCCACGGCGGACGGGCCGGTCCACCTCGACGTGAACCTCACTCGTGCGAGGTTCGAGGAGCTAACCCGCGACCTGACGGAGCGATGCGTGCAGCCCTTCAACCGGGCGGTTCAGGACGCGAAGGTCAGCGCGAGCGACATAGACGAGATCGTCCTCGTCGGCGGCTCCACCCGTATGCCGATGATCCAGGAGCTCGTGCGCAAGCTCGGCGGCGGCAAGGAGCCCAACAAGGGCGTGAATCCCGACGAGGTCGTGGCCGTCGGCGCCGCCATCCAGGCGGGGGTGCTGGCCGGCGAGGTGAAGGACGTGGTGCTCCTTGACGTGACCCCGCTGAGCCTGGGTATCGAGACCCTGGGCGGGGTGATGACCCGGCTGATCGATCGCAACACCACCATTCCCACCCGCAAGTCGGAAGTCTTCTCCACCGCCGACGACGGCCAGACCACGGTGCACGTGAAGGTGTTCCAGGGCGAGCGCGAGATCGCGGCGCACAACAAGGCGTTGGGCGACTTCGTGCTGACCGGCCTTCCGCCCGCGCCACGCGGCGTGCCACAGATCGAGGTGACGTTCGACATCGACGCCAACGGGATCGTGAACGTCTCGGCGAAGGACCGCGCCACCAGCAAGGAGCAGAGCATCACGATCACCGGCTCCTCCAACCTGGACAAGCGCGACATCGACCGCATGGTGAACGAGGCCGCCTCGCACGCTGACGAGGATCGCCGGCAGCGCGAGGCCGCCGAGCTCCGCAACAACGCGGACGCGCTGGCCTACCAGACCGAGCGGATGCTCGCCGACCTGGGCGACAAGGTGCCCGCCGACGAGAAGGGGCGCGTCGAGACGGCGATCGAGAACCTGCGCAGCGCGGTGAAGGCCGACAACGCCGAGGACATCAAGCGGCTCACCGAGGAGCTCCGCCAGGCCAGCTATTCGCTCAGCGAGCGCCTCTACAAGCAGAGCGCCGACGCCGGCGCGCCCGGCGCGGAGCAGCCGGCCTCCGACGGGGCCGGTGCGGCGCCCGACGCGAACGAGGACGTGATCGACGCCGAGTTCAAGGCGTAG
- a CDS encoding CHRD domain-containing protein encodes MRRMMRAITLTTAMLMIAAAGHAQLFMAGLDGASEAPPNASPGTGEVWVTLDSIAHTMRVQVTFADLLGMTTASHIHAATAVPGVGTAGVATPTPTFPGFPLGVTAGSYDVTLDMTLPASYNASYLTAHGGTPATAEADLFAAITDGRAYLNVHTALFPGGEIRGFLQPVPEPGAVGLIGGLALAGWLLAARRRR; translated from the coding sequence ATGCGACGCATGATGCGAGCGATCACGCTCACGACGGCAATGCTCATGATCGCCGCTGCAGGCCATGCGCAGTTGTTCATGGCAGGCCTCGACGGTGCGAGCGAAGCCCCGCCGAACGCCTCTCCCGGCACGGGCGAGGTCTGGGTGACGCTTGACTCGATTGCCCACACGATGCGGGTTCAGGTCACGTTCGCCGACCTGCTCGGGATGACGACAGCATCCCACATCCACGCCGCCACCGCCGTCCCGGGCGTCGGCACGGCCGGCGTGGCGACCCCCACGCCCACGTTCCCCGGTTTCCCGCTCGGCGTGACCGCGGGGAGCTACGACGTGACTCTCGATATGACGCTGCCCGCCTCGTACAACGCGAGCTACCTGACGGCGCACGGCGGAACGCCCGCAACGGCGGAGGCCGACCTTTTCGCCGCGATCACGGACGGCCGAGCGTACCTCAATGTCCATACGGCGTTGTTCCCGGGAGGCGAGATTCGCGGGTTCCTGCAGCCGGTGCCGGAGCCGGGCGCGGTGGGCCTCATCGGTGGGCTCGCCCTTGCTGGCTGGCTCCTGGCGGCGCGGAGGCGCCGGTAG
- a CDS encoding prepilin-type N-terminal cleavage/methylation domain-containing protein, which translates to MFRRTYRRGFTLIELLVVIAIIAILAAILFPVFARAREQARATSCLSNTKQLGLAIQMYAQDYDEKLPVVYMQAAQAIGDSCGELYGGHAGIGDANAQAYVQTSSIGSQLTPYIKAADIWICPSDTGAKAGFPIGARWASYHYRFFLYSPFTPQDCGNHTLTAYKLAAITLPAQVYVFNEMVNWHDQRKAVLPWIQGTPNTGFEPSSKINFAFLDGHSKAVPVDRAIVRASWWPGQGYDYHWPRLGWDPIQDLD; encoded by the coding sequence ATGTTCCGCAGGACGTACCGGCGTGGGTTCACGCTGATCGAGCTGCTTGTGGTGATCGCGATCATCGCGATCCTCGCAGCCATTCTGTTCCCCGTGTTCGCAAGGGCGCGCGAGCAAGCACGCGCGACCTCGTGCCTCTCGAACACCAAACAGCTCGGCCTGGCGATACAGATGTACGCCCAGGACTACGACGAGAAACTGCCCGTCGTCTACATGCAGGCCGCCCAGGCCATCGGCGATAGCTGCGGTGAGCTCTATGGCGGGCACGCCGGCATCGGCGACGCCAACGCGCAGGCCTATGTGCAGACGTCGAGCATCGGCTCGCAGCTGACGCCGTACATCAAGGCGGCCGACATCTGGATCTGCCCGAGCGACACCGGCGCGAAGGCCGGCTTCCCGATCGGAGCGCGCTGGGCCTCCTACCACTACCGCTTCTTCCTGTATTCTCCGTTCACGCCGCAGGACTGCGGAAACCACACGCTGACAGCCTACAAGCTCGCCGCTATCACGCTGCCGGCGCAGGTCTACGTCTTCAACGAGATGGTCAACTGGCACGACCAGCGCAAGGCGGTGCTCCCCTGGATCCAGGGCACGCCGAACACCGGGTTCGAGCCCTCCTCGAAGATCAACTTCGCGTTCCTCGACGGCCACTCGAAGGCGGTCCCGGTGGACCGGGCCATCGTTCGCGCCTCGTGGTGGCCCGGCCAGGGCTACGACTATCACTGGCCACGCCTCGGATGGGACCCGATCCAGGACCTGGACTGA
- a CDS encoding Hsp20/alpha crystallin family protein yields MSNREHRDMDLLRQMESEMQRLADEALRGFFSDIPAPNRFWQPRVDMHETPDAVLVKMEIAGMKAERFRVWLSNDDRILTVSGERTESGEERVERVRCYQLEIYFGPFERQIVLPGDARVDRDGIVASYRDGILVVTLPKRVGATLDARSVPVTE; encoded by the coding sequence ATGAGCAACCGGGAGCATCGGGACATGGACCTTCTGCGACAGATGGAGAGCGAGATGCAGCGCCTCGCCGACGAGGCGCTCCGCGGGTTCTTCTCCGACATTCCGGCGCCGAACCGGTTCTGGCAGCCCAGGGTCGACATGCACGAGACGCCAGACGCCGTACTCGTGAAGATGGAGATCGCGGGCATGAAGGCCGAGCGGTTTCGTGTGTGGCTCTCCAACGACGATCGCATCCTGACCGTGTCGGGTGAGCGAACCGAGTCCGGCGAGGAACGCGTCGAGCGTGTGCGATGCTATCAACTCGAGATCTACTTCGGTCCATTTGAGCGGCAGATCGTCCTGCCGGGCGATGCGCGTGTCGATCGCGACGGCATCGTGGCGAGCTACCGGGACGGGATCCTGGTGGTGACGCTGCCCAAGCGCGTCGGGGCGACGCTAGACGCGCGGTCCGTGCCCGTAACGGAGTGA
- the lon gene encoding endopeptidase La, with amino-acid sequence MVEGTTAIPEELSLLPLRDWVMFPVLVTPLAVGRESSVRLVNESLVGGNRIIGVVALKDPSIENPTLDDIYRVGTAVAIRIMGQLPDGIRLIVQGLARIEILEAIQTTPYLRVRVRRIEEPVIAPEEALEVEALKRSIADLFQRAVSLSPDLPEEMHAFATNVTNPLILTDLIAAQMPRFSAAEKQRLLETIPARERMQALLALLSREVQVLELGTKLQSEVSSELGKSQREYYLREQMKAIQRELGEGDDRTREVQELREKIEGAHMPEEAQREANRELDRLERMSPGAPEYTVARTYIDWLVALPWGVSTEDNLDIVAVKATLDTDHWGLERVKERILEYLSVRKFKRDGALRQPILCFAGPPGVGKTSLGRSIARALGRRFVRISLGGVRDEAEIRGHRRTYIGALPGQIIQGVRRAGSNNPIFMLDEIDKVTADFRGDPSSALLEVLDPEQNNSFRDHYLEVPFDLSRVLFITTANMLDTILPPLRDRMEIIEIAGYTEEEKTAIAQQHLVPKQVSEHGIDGRVTFTTGALAAVIRGYTREAGVRSLERQIAAICRKATRSFAEGREEPLTVEPESVEEFLGAPRFEREELDERLRLPGVATGVVWTPVGGDIIFIEATAMPSPGNRPSQLTLTGQLGDVMRESAQAALSYVRSRADAIGAPADFYERHDIHIHVPAGAIPKDGPSAGITIATALASLFSGRLVRPRLAMTGEITLSGKVLPIGGVKEKVLAARRAGITTMVLPKRNRKDFLEDIPDEVRAEMRFEFVEGADEVLDLALEPALARGEHAGDGNGRRGGAPRSRSEQPASG; translated from the coding sequence ATGGTCGAGGGGACCACCGCCATCCCGGAGGAGCTCAGCCTGCTTCCGCTTCGTGACTGGGTGATGTTCCCGGTGCTCGTGACCCCGCTCGCGGTCGGGCGGGAGAGCTCGGTGCGATTGGTCAACGAGTCGCTGGTGGGCGGCAACCGCATCATCGGTGTGGTCGCCCTCAAGGACCCAAGCATCGAGAACCCGACGCTTGACGACATCTATCGAGTCGGCACGGCGGTTGCCATACGCATCATGGGGCAGCTCCCAGACGGCATCCGGCTGATCGTGCAGGGCCTCGCCCGAATTGAGATCCTCGAGGCCATCCAGACGACCCCCTATCTGCGGGTGCGCGTGCGGCGCATCGAGGAGCCGGTGATCGCGCCGGAAGAGGCGCTGGAGGTAGAGGCGCTCAAGCGCAGCATCGCCGACCTCTTCCAGCGGGCGGTGTCCCTCTCGCCAGATCTGCCGGAGGAGATGCACGCCTTCGCCACCAACGTCACGAACCCGCTCATCCTGACCGACCTAATCGCCGCGCAGATGCCGCGCTTCAGCGCCGCCGAGAAGCAGCGGCTGCTGGAGACCATTCCGGCGCGCGAGCGCATGCAAGCGCTCCTGGCGCTGCTCTCGCGCGAGGTGCAGGTGCTCGAGTTGGGCACCAAGCTTCAGTCGGAGGTCTCCAGCGAGCTTGGCAAGTCGCAGCGTGAGTACTACCTTCGCGAGCAGATGAAGGCGATCCAGCGCGAGCTTGGCGAGGGAGATGACCGGACCCGGGAGGTGCAGGAGCTCCGCGAGAAGATCGAGGGCGCGCACATGCCCGAGGAGGCCCAACGCGAGGCCAACCGGGAGCTCGACCGCCTGGAGCGGATGTCGCCCGGAGCGCCGGAGTACACGGTGGCGCGCACCTACATCGACTGGCTCGTTGCGCTGCCCTGGGGGGTCAGCACCGAGGACAACCTCGACATCGTCGCCGTCAAGGCGACGCTCGACACCGACCACTGGGGCCTGGAACGCGTGAAGGAGCGCATCCTCGAGTACCTATCGGTGCGAAAGTTCAAGCGCGACGGCGCCTTGCGGCAGCCGATCCTCTGCTTCGCGGGCCCTCCCGGGGTCGGCAAGACGTCGCTCGGCAGGTCGATCGCCCGTGCGCTCGGCCGCCGCTTCGTGCGCATCTCGCTCGGCGGCGTTCGCGATGAAGCCGAGATCCGTGGCCACCGCCGCACCTACATAGGCGCACTGCCAGGCCAGATCATCCAGGGCGTTCGGCGCGCGGGCTCCAACAACCCGATCTTCATGCTCGACGAGATCGACAAGGTCACCGCCGACTTCCGCGGCGACCCCTCGTCGGCGCTACTGGAGGTGCTGGACCCGGAGCAGAACAACTCGTTCCGCGACCACTATCTGGAGGTGCCGTTCGATCTGTCGCGCGTGCTCTTCATCACCACCGCGAACATGCTCGACACCATCCTCCCGCCGCTACGCGATCGCATGGAGATCATCGAGATCGCCGGCTACACGGAGGAGGAGAAGACGGCCATCGCCCAGCAGCACCTGGTGCCCAAGCAGGTGTCGGAGCACGGAATCGACGGGCGCGTCACCTTCACCACGGGGGCCCTGGCCGCCGTCATTCGCGGCTACACCCGCGAGGCCGGCGTGCGTAGCCTGGAGCGACAGATCGCCGCCATCTGTCGCAAGGCGACCCGCTCGTTCGCCGAGGGGCGCGAGGAGCCGCTCACCGTCGAGCCGGAGAGCGTGGAGGAGTTCCTGGGGGCGCCCCGCTTCGAGCGCGAGGAGCTCGACGAGCGCCTGCGGCTGCCGGGCGTCGCCACGGGCGTCGTCTGGACGCCCGTTGGCGGCGATATCATCTTCATCGAGGCGACGGCGATGCCCAGCCCCGGGAACCGGCCCTCCCAACTTACGCTCACCGGGCAACTCGGCGACGTCATGCGTGAGTCGGCCCAGGCAGCGCTCTCATATGTTCGGAGCCGCGCGGACGCCATCGGCGCGCCGGCCGACTTCTACGAGCGGCACGACATCCACATCCACGTTCCGGCCGGCGCCATCCCGAAGGACGGGCCATCGGCGGGCATCACGATCGCCACCGCCCTGGCCTCGCTCTTCTCGGGGCGGCTCGTACGGCCGCGGCTGGCGATGACGGGAGAGATCACGTTGAGCGGCAAGGTGCTTCCGATCGGCGGGGTGAAGGAGAAGGTCCTCGCCGCGCGACGGGCCGGAATCACCACGATGGTGCTGCCGAAGCGCAATCGCAAGGACTTCCTGGAGGACATCCCGGACGAGGTCCGCGCCGAGATGCGTTTCGAGTTCGTGGAGGGGGCCGACGAGGTGCTCGATCTGGCGCTGGAGCCGGCGCTCGCACGCGGCGAGCACGCCGGAGACGGCAACGGACGGCGCGGCGGCGCGCCGCGCTCACGCTCCGAGCAGCCCGCGTCCGGTTAA
- a CDS encoding response regulator, with product MQNSLARVYETQAPPQNERSLVRTLLVDDDPVVEEVLTSILADEGYRVQSVRSAAGALALLAREPFDVMLADVCMPGMSGLELLERARSMWPDMPIIIITGHADMEMVRRALAAGASDFVTKPCNVIELPVIMERNLTRHAISQRHNALHRQQLYVSYEAVLDALLSALDTRDTETEGHSERVTAYTMVLADRLRVPSSELYHIERGALLHDIGKIGVPDRVLHKRGPLAPEEWIEMKKHPVVGYRMCSRIDFLQGAALTVLHHHERWDGSGYPDGLKADEIPLGARIFSVVDAFDAMTTDRPYRAAMPFAQACRELAGHSGTQFDPAVVDCFLQVGADCWSSLSAQMAR from the coding sequence ATGCAGAACAGTCTGGCGCGGGTATACGAAACGCAAGCACCGCCGCAGAACGAGCGGAGCCTGGTTCGCACGCTCCTCGTTGACGACGATCCCGTGGTCGAGGAAGTGTTGACCTCCATCCTCGCGGACGAGGGCTACCGCGTTCAGTCGGTCCGGTCCGCGGCCGGCGCGCTTGCGCTCCTGGCACGTGAGCCGTTCGACGTGATGCTCGCGGACGTCTGCATGCCGGGAATGTCGGGCCTGGAGTTGCTGGAGCGCGCTCGTTCGATGTGGCCGGACATGCCGATCATCATCATCACCGGTCACGCCGACATGGAGATGGTGCGTCGGGCACTGGCCGCCGGAGCCAGCGACTTCGTTACGAAGCCGTGCAACGTGATCGAGCTCCCGGTGATCATGGAACGCAACCTGACGCGCCACGCCATCAGCCAGCGGCACAACGCCCTGCACCGTCAGCAGCTCTACGTTTCCTATGAGGCCGTCCTCGACGCCCTGCTCTCCGCCCTGGACACGCGTGATACGGAGACGGAGGGGCACTCCGAGCGGGTCACCGCATACACGATGGTCCTGGCCGATCGCCTCCGGGTGCCATCGAGCGAGCTGTACCACATCGAGCGCGGCGCTCTACTCCACGACATTGGCAAGATAGGCGTGCCGGATCGCGTGCTGCACAAGCGAGGGCCGCTGGCGCCGGAGGAGTGGATCGAGATGAAGAAGCATCCGGTGGTGGGCTACCGGATGTGCTCGCGCATCGACTTCCTCCAGGGCGCCGCGCTCACCGTCCTGCACCACCATGAGCGCTGGGACGGGAGCGGGTACCCGGACGGCCTGAAGGCCGATGAGATCCCGCTCGGGGCCCGCATCTTCTCGGTGGTCGACGCGTTCGACGCGATGACGACCGATCGGCCCTATCGGGCCGCCATGCCCTTCGCCCAGGCCTGCCGGGAGTTGGCGGGCCACAGCGGCACGCAGTTCGACCCGGCGGTGGTCGACTGCTTCCTGCAGGTAGGCGCCGACTGCTGGAGCAGCCTGTCGGCCCAGATGGCGCGCTGA